GAGTATTTAATTTTGAGTATGTAATTAATCTACAATCTCATGTGGCTTCTGTATGTTTGAATACTGCTTTTTGTATGTGGTGTCAAAGTGCTTGTATTTGGTATTTAATAAATAGTGAAAATAGTTATTTAAAAGAGAATTTTTTAAAAGATATAATAGATGGGAAAGTCCTTGCTGGAACAGGACTTTCCAATGCTATGAAAGCTTTTGCTAATTTTGAAGAAGTAAAATTAAAAGCAGTTAAAACTGATGGTGGATATATAGTTAATGGTTCATTACCATTTGTTTCAAATGTCCAAAAAGGTCACTATTTTGGAGCATTAATTCAAATAGATAATGGTTATATAGTTGGATTTATGGATACAAATAATGAAGCTATGTCAATACAAAATATTGATAATTTCTTTGCACTTAATGGTTCTGCTACAGTTAAAACAACTTTCAAAGATTATTTTTTAGAAGAAAAATTTTTAATAAGTGATAATGGACAACAATTTATAGAAAAAATTAGACCTGGTTTTATTCTTTTACAATTAGCAATGGCATTGGGAAATATTGATGCTTGTATAGATATTATTAAAAAAGAAGTAAAAAGAAAAGAGTATTTAAATAATGCGATTTTTGGAGATAAAGTAAGCTTATTTGAAAAGAAAAAAGAAGAGCTTTACTTTGGTTTAGACAAATATTTTACTAAGCCTTATACAAATCAAGTAAAAGAGTTAAAAGAGATTCTAAAAGCTAGATTAGAGGGAGCTTTATTATCACAAGAAGTTAGTAATGAAGCATTATTATGTAGTGGTGGAAGTCGTGGGTATTTTGAAAAATCAAATGCGTTTCGTAAACTAAAAGAGAGTTATTTTGTTGCTGTTGTAACACCTTCAATTAAACATCTAAAAATACTACTCTCTACTTTAAAGTAGATTTTTATAACAAAAAAGAGGAAATAAAATTAAAAATCCATATAAAGACAAAGCCCTATTTATCGTTATTTCATAGAGAAATTAAAAAATATTTGATAAAACTATTGACAAAAATATTTTTTATTACTATAATTTCACCAGTTTAGTAGGTGATAGATGAAATATGCAAAAAATCACCTAAGTTTGAAAGGATAAAAAATGATGTGCGACATGTGTAAAATAAATAAGTACAAAAGAAAATAGGTGAGATTTTTTAAAAATCTTTAATTATTACACATTAGGTGTATTTTATATTGAAAGAGAAAAATAACATGATAAAAAATTTAAAAAATATAGCATTAGCAACATTACTAGTATCAACATTAGGTTTTGCGGACAATTATGATTATAAAGCAGAAGCTGCAAAGAAATCTATAGAGATTTTAAATGTCTCTTATGACCCAACAAGAGAGCTTTATGAGGAGTACAATAAAAACTTTTCAAAATATTGGAAAGATAAAACAGGACAAGATGTAACAATAAAACAGTCTCATGGTGGTGCTGGAAAACAAGCTCGTGCTGTAATTGATGGATTAAAAGCAGATGTTGTTACTTTAGCACTTGCATATGATATTGATGCTATTAGCGAAAAAGCAAAGCTATTTCCAAAAGATTGGCAAAAAAAATTAGAGTTTAACTCATCGCCATATACTTCAACTATTGTATTTTTAGTTAGAAAAGGAAATCCAAAAGGTATTAAAGATTGGAATGATTTAATAAAAGATGGTGTCGAAGTTATTACTCCAAATCCAAAAACTTCAGGTGGTGCTAGATGGAACTATTTAGCTGCTTATACTTATGGATTAAAACAAGAGCTAGGAAGTTTAGACAAAATTGATTTTAACTCTAGTGCTTATAAAAAAGCAGATGAAAAAGCAAAAGAGTTTGTTACAAAACTTTTAAAACATGTTCCTGTTCTTGATTCTGGTGCTAGAGGAGCAACTAATACATTTGTACAAAGAAAAATTGGAGATGTACTTTTAGCATGGGAAAATGAAGCATTTTTAGCAATAAATGAACTTGGTAAAGATCAATTTGAAATCATTATTCCTTCTATTTCAATTTTAGCAGAACCACCAGTAACTGTTGTAGATGAAAATGCTAAACAAAAAGGAACTTTAAATGTTTCAACAGAGTATTTAAAATATCTATATTCAAAAGATGGGCAAGAAATAGCAGCTAAAAACTATTATAGACCAAGTCTTCCTGAACTTGTAGATAAAAAATATTTAGAGATTTTCCCAAAACTTGAGTTATTTAAAATTGATGATGTTTTTGGATCTTGGGCAAATGCACAAAAAACACACTTTGATGATGGTGGAACATTTGATTTAATTTATAAATAGTATAAATTAAAAGGAAACAAAGTGGCAAATAATACAATTTTAGATCTAGTTGGAAATACGCCACTAATAAAACTAAATAACTTAACAAAAGATTTAGATGGCGTAACTATCTATGCTAAGGCTGAATATTTAAACCCTAGTGGCTCTGTAAAAGATAGAGCGGCTAAGGGAATAATTTTAGAAGCAATAAAATCAAAAAAGCTTACAGATGAGAAGATTTTACTAGATAGTACAAGTGGAAATACAGGGATTGCTTATGCAATGTTTGGTGCAAATTTGGGATACAAAGTTACTGTAACTTTACCTAAAAATGCAAATTTTGAGAGAAAAAAGATTTTAAAAGCTTTTGGTGCAACTATTATAGAGACTGACCCTCTTTTAAGTTCAGATGGGGCATTAATTGAAGCAAAAAAATTAGCAAAAGAGAATCCAGAACTCTATTACTATACAAATCAGTATAACAATGAAGAGAATTGGAAAGCTCACTATAATGGAACTGCTTTAGAAATCTGGGAACAAAGTAAAAAACAAGTTACACATTTTATTACAGGAATGGGAACTTCTGGAACTTTTGTGGGTACTTCAAAAAGGCTAAAAGAGTTAAACCCCCAAATAAAAACTATTGCTATGCAACCATCTTCACCATTTCATGGACTTGAAGGTATGAAGCATATGGCAACAACTATAGTTCCAGAAATTTATGATAGTTCACTAATTGATGAAACAATAGAAATTGATACAGAAGATGCAAGAAGAACTGCTTTAGAGCTTATAAGAAAAGAGGGGCTTTTTGTAGGAATATCTTCAGGAGCAAATGTTTATGCAGCATTAAAATTGGCTAAAACTCTACCAAAAGGAAGTGTAGTTGTAACAATTCTATGTGATAGTGGTTTTAAATATTTAAGCGATAGCTTGTGGGAAGAAGATTTATGATAGAAATTAGTAAAAATCTTATGGATAAAATAAATGAACATGCCAAAATTGATTATCCATATGAGTGTTGTGGAATTCTTTTAGGTAAGTTTGAAAATGGTCAAAAAAGTGTTAGTGAAGTTATTGAGATATCAAATGAAAGAGAAGACGAAAACAAGCATAATAGATACCTAATCCCTTCAAAAAAGGTTTTAGAAGCAGAACTTTATGCTATAAAAAATGGTTTAGATATAGTAGGTTTTTACCACTCTCATCCAAATCATAGTGCAACTCCATCACAATTTGATATAGATCATGCTCTTCCAGTTTACACATATTTAATAGTGTCAGTTTATGACAAAGAAGTGGTTGATTATACTGTTTCAGTATTATCAAATGATAGATTAAAATTTGAAAAAGAAGAGATAAAAGGAGTTTAAAATGGCAAAAGTTTATATACCAACAGCCTTAAGACTATTTACAAATGGGCAATTTGAAATATCTTTACAAGGCGAAAATATAAAAGATATTGTAGGAAATTTAGTAGATGAGCATCAAGATTTGAAAACTCATCTATTTACAAATGAAGGAAAATTAAGAAGTTTTGTAAATATCTATCTAAATGAAGAGGATATTAGAGGTTTAGATAATCTTGATACAAAAGTTTATGATGATGACAAAATTATTTTAGTTCCATCTATTGCAGGTGGTTTGTAATTATGGCAAAAGATGATAAGAGTGAGAAATATGAAAAGCTCTCACAAGAAGAGATAAGTAGATATAGTAGACATCTTATCTTACCTGAAGTGGGACTTGAAGGGCAACTAAAAATAAAAAATGCAAAAGTTTTAGTTGTAGGAACTGGTGGGCTTGGTGCTCCTGTTATTTTATACCTAGCTGCTGCTGGAGTTGGAACTATTGGTTTGATTGATTTTGATACTGTTGATGAATCAAATCTACAAAGACAGATTATTCATACAACAAAAGATATAGGGCGACCTAAAATATCTTCAGCAAATGACAGAATAAAAGGGATAAACCCAAATGTTAAAGTTGTTTCATACAATGATAAATTAACAAGTAAAAACTCTTTAGAGATTATTAAAAACTTTGATATTGTTGTAGATGGAACAGATAATTTTCAAACAAGATATTTAATAAATGACTCTTGTGTGATTTTAAATAAACCATTTGTTTATGGATCTATTTTTAGATTTGAAGGACAAGTAAGCGTTTTTAATGCAAATAGTAAAGCTTGTTATAGATGTTTATATCCCGAACCACCACCAGTTGGACTAGTTCCATCTTGTGCAGAGGGTGGTGTTATTGGTGTTTTACCAGGAGTTATAGGAACAATTCAAGCAAATGAGACAATCAAATTAATCTTAGGAATAGGAGAGGTTTTAAGTGGAAGACTTCTAATCTTTGATGCACTAAAAATGCAGTTCAAAGAGCTAAAAATAAGAAAAGATGAGAGTTGTCCAGTTTGTGGAAAAAATCCAACAATAACTGAACTTATTGATTATGAAGAGTTTTGTGGTTTAAAAAGCCCAGATGAAAGAGTTGAAGTTGAAGAGATAAGTGCAATAGATTTAAAAAATTTAATAAACGAAAAACGACCTTTTCAACTAATAGATATTAGACAACCTCATGAGTTACAAATAGGAAAAATCGAAGGCTCAAAAGGGATACCTTTTGGACAATTAGTAAGAAGAAAAGATGAACTTGATACGACAAGAAAAGTAGTAGTAATTTGTAAAATAGGACTTTTAAGTGCTGAAGTTATCAGACAATTAAAAGAAGCTGGTTATACAGGTGAGATATATAGTTTAAAAGGTGGTATTACATCTTGGGCAAACGATATAGATTACACAATGGCAAGATATTAACAAAATATTAAATTAAAAAAAAGGGATACAAAATGGCAGAGGAAAATAAAATAGTAAGTTTAAGTGCAAAAGCAGCTTATAATTTGGCAGATGTTGCAAAAACAACACCAGTCTTTGATTCATTAACTCCAAGATGGGTTACAAGACTGCTTGATTGGAAATCTTTAGATAGTGGGATTTTTAGACTAAACAAAGTAAAAGAGGGAGATACTCCACTTGATACTTTATGTTCACAAAAAATTCATAATAAAATTCCAGAAGGGTTTGTGGATTATGAAGAAAATCCAAGAGAGTATCAATTAAACTCTATTCAGACAATTATAAATGTAAATACAAAAGTATCAGATTTATATAGTTCTCCAACCCAACAAATTCAAGAGCAATTAAAACTTGCTATTGAAAGTTTAAAAGAGAGACAAGAGAGTGAGCTATTTAACAATGATGATTATGGATTGTTAAATAATATTGATGATTCTCAAAGAGTTCAAAGCAGAACTGGAAGTCCAACACCTGATGATTTAGATGAGTTATTAACAAAAGTTTGGAAAGAGCCATCATTTTTCCTAGCACATCCAAGAGCAATAGCTGCATTTGGAAGAGAAGCTACAAGAAGAGGAGTTCCACCAGTAACTATAAATCTATTTGGAACATCATTTTTAAGTTGGAGAGGAGTGCCTATTATTCCTACAAATAAACTATTTGTTGATGGATTAAAAGAGCCAAAATCAAAAGCTGGAAAGACAAATATTTTGCTTGTTAGAACTGGTTTTGAAAAACAAGGTGTTGTTGGATTATTCCAAAATAATCTACCAAATGAACAATCACGAGGTTTATCTGTAAAATTTAGAGGAATAGATAACAACGGTGTTGGTTCATATCTTCTATCTTTATATTGTTCAGCAGTTATTTTATCAAAAGATGCAATAGCAGTTTTAGAAGATGTAGATGTAGGAAACTACTATGATTACGCACAATAATTTACCAAGCTTTGATGAAGAGTTTTACAAAAATCAGATAGAAATTTTGGCAAATCAAGCATTTCCTGAGTTTAATAAAAATAATTTAGATGACTTTGCTAGTGATTTTGCCAAAGATTTTGATTATGAAAAAGTTATACAAACAAATTTTTATGAAACTAAAGAAGTATCAAATTTTGAAACTTTTTCAAATATAAAAATAGTTCCACAAAATAGTAACTCTTATGAGATATTTGATGTAGAAGCGATAAGAAGAGATTTTCCAGTTTTAAATCAAAAAGTAAATGGCAATTATCCACTTATTTGGTTGGATAATGCAGCAACTACACAAAAACCAAAAAGTGTGATTGATAGAATTATCCACTTTTATGAGTATGAAAATTCAAATATTCATAGAGGGGCTCATACTTTAGCAGCAAGGGCAACAGATGCTTATGAAGAGGCTAGAAAAAAAGTAGCAAAATTTATAAATGCACCTAGCCAAAACAATATTATTTTTGTAAGAGGTGCAACAGAAGCTATAAATTTAATAGCTCATAGTTTTGGAAAAATCCATATACAAAAAGATGATGAGATAATAGTTTCAAATTTAGAACATCATGCAAATATCGTACCTTGGCAGATTTTAAGTAGCCAAACTGGGGCTAAATTAAAAGTTATTCCAGTTGATAATGATGGGCAAATTTTACTAAATGAGTTTGAAAGACTTATAACTCCTAAAACAAAAATAGTATCTATTACTCATGTATCAAATGCCTTAGGAACAATAGTTCCAATAAAACAAGTAATTGAAATTGCTCATAGATATGGAGTGAAAGTTCTAATAGATGGAGCGCAAGGAGTATCACATATAAAAACTGATGTTCAAGAGCTTGATTGTGATTTTTATATTTTTTCAGGACATAAAGTATTTGCTCCAACTGGAATTGGTGCAATTTATGCTAAAAAAGAGCTTTTAAATATTATGCAACCATATCAAGCTGGTGGAAATATGATAGCTGATGTTACTTTTGAAAAAACAGTTTATCAAGAAGCCCCAAATAAGTTCGAAGCAGGTACAGGAAATATTGCAGATGCAGTTGGATTGGGTGCTGCTCTTGATTATGTTAGTAAAATTGGAATAGAAAATATTTACAATTATGAACATAAACTTTTAGAGTATGCAATAGCTAAAATGGGTGAGATTACAGGGCTTAGATTTATAGGAACTGCAAAAGAGAAAACAAGTGTTTTATCATTTGTTCTTGATGGATATGATACTACAAAAGTGGGAGAGTATCTTACAAGCAAAGGTATAGCTTTGAGATTTGGACACCATTGTGCACAACCTATATTAAGAAGATTTGGAGTTGAAGCAACAGTTCGACCATCTATTGCTTTTTACAATACAAAAGAAGAGATAGATTTTTTAGTACAAACTATAAAAGAGTTTAAGAATAGTAGTTTAGGAAGGTAATTATGAATAGAAGAGATTTATTAAAATTAGGAACATTAGTTACAGCAGTAACTGCAACATCTGTTTTTGGAGCAACTCAAGTAAAAGAGGAGCCAAAAAAAGAGGAAAAAATTATAAAACCACTAAATAATGGTGATAGAGTAATCATCATTGGTGGAGGATTTGCAGGTTTAACTGTTGCAAAAAATATAAAATTAAATAATGCTAAAGCAGAAGTTATAGTTTTTGAGTCAAAGAATATATTTGCATCTTGTCCATATAGCAATTTATGGTTTGGTGGAGTTAAAAATGTTGATTATAATAACTTAGTTTTTTCACCTTTAAAACCTGCTTCAAACTATGATTTTGACATTATAAATGATAAAGTTGTATCAATAAATAGAGATAAAAAATTAGTTACTACTTTAAATGGAAGCTATGAATACTCTTTATTAGTTATATCAACAGGAATAGAGTATGATTATTCAACTTTTGGATTAGATGAAAAAGAGGCAAGAAAAGCTTACTCAAAATTTCCAGCTAGTTATAATGGTGGATTTGAGCAATTATCTCTAAAAGAAAATATTGAGAACTTTAAAGGTGGAGTTTTTGTTATAACAGTACCAAAAGGTATCTATAGATGTCCACCTGCTCCTTACGAAAGAGCCTCTTTAGTTGCTGATTATTTTAAATCTAAAAAGATAAATGCAAAAGTTGTTGTATTAGATCCAAGAGAGAAACCAGCAGCTAAAGCAAAAGGATTTTTAGAAGCATTTAATACTTTATATAAAGATTATTTAGAGTATATTCCAAATGCAAATATTACAAAAATCGATGTAGATAAAAAAACTATCTTTTATGATAAAACAAATCTAAAAGAAGCAGAAACTACAAAAGAGAGTCTAGTTTTTGATGATGCAAATATTATTCCTAGCAATAAAGCTTCTAAACTTTTAGCAAATAGTGGTTTAGAATTAACACCAGAAGGGTGGGGAAGAGTAAAAACACCAACATTTAGAAGTTTAAATGATGATAGTGTATATTTAGTTGGAGATGTTCTAGGAGAGTATCCTTTCCCAAAAAGTGCTCAAATGGCACACTCTTGTGGAATTATTCTTGGTGAACAAATAGCAAAAAGATTAAATAAAGAAGACCCAAAAGAGGGTAGTGTATATCCACAAAATGTATGTTACTCTTTAGTAAGTCAAAATAGTGGAATTTATGTAACTCATAAAGCATATTTAGATACAGATGGAAAAGTAAAAGTTAAAACTGAGCTTTTTGAAGATATAGAAAAAGAGACATTTGATTCAACAAAAGCTTGGTATGCTGGTATTACTTCAAATATTTTTGAGTAAAGGGTTTTAAACCCTTTATTTTAATAAGGGTTAAAATGATAGATAAAGAGAATGAAGAGAATAGAATAAATCTTCCAAATAGAAAAGTTTTTATTAAAGACAACAAAGATAACAAATTCAATAAAGTTGCAATCTTTGATATAAATGGATTTGGAAATATAAACCACTATTATGGATATGAGTTTGGGGAAAAGGTTT
The Aliarcobacter faecis genome window above contains:
- a CDS encoding FAD-dependent oxidoreductase; the protein is MNRRDLLKLGTLVTAVTATSVFGATQVKEEPKKEEKIIKPLNNGDRVIIIGGGFAGLTVAKNIKLNNAKAEVIVFESKNIFASCPYSNLWFGGVKNVDYNNLVFSPLKPASNYDFDIINDKVVSINRDKKLVTTLNGSYEYSLLVISTGIEYDYSTFGLDEKEARKAYSKFPASYNGGFEQLSLKENIENFKGGVFVITVPKGIYRCPPAPYERASLVADYFKSKKINAKVVVLDPREKPAAKAKGFLEAFNTLYKDYLEYIPNANITKIDVDKKTIFYDKTNLKEAETTKESLVFDDANIIPSNKASKLLANSGLELTPEGWGRVKTPTFRSLNDDSVYLVGDVLGEYPFPKSAQMAHSCGIILGEQIAKRLNKEDPKEGSVYPQNVCYSLVSQNSGIYVTHKAYLDTDGKVKVKTELFEDIEKETFDSTKAWYAGITSNIFE
- the moeB gene encoding molybdopterin-synthase adenylyltransferase MoeB — protein: MAKDDKSEKYEKLSQEEISRYSRHLILPEVGLEGQLKIKNAKVLVVGTGGLGAPVILYLAAAGVGTIGLIDFDTVDESNLQRQIIHTTKDIGRPKISSANDRIKGINPNVKVVSYNDKLTSKNSLEIIKNFDIVVDGTDNFQTRYLINDSCVILNKPFVYGSIFRFEGQVSVFNANSKACYRCLYPEPPPVGLVPSCAEGGVIGVLPGVIGTIQANETIKLILGIGEVLSGRLLIFDALKMQFKELKIRKDESCPVCGKNPTITELIDYEEFCGLKSPDERVEVEEISAIDLKNLINEKRPFQLIDIRQPHELQIGKIEGSKGIPFGQLVRRKDELDTTRKVVVICKIGLLSAEVIRQLKEAGYTGEIYSLKGGITSWANDIDYTMARY
- a CDS encoding acyl-CoA dehydrogenase family protein — encoded protein: MSYNNLNLDNLLAKLEKQVSDIDIKGIYPEEIIREFAKLDAYKLIDENGVFNFEYVINLQSHVASVCLNTAFCMWCQSACIWYLINSENSYLKENFLKDIIDGKVLAGTGLSNAMKAFANFEEVKLKAVKTDGGYIVNGSLPFVSNVQKGHYFGALIQIDNGYIVGFMDTNNEAMSIQNIDNFFALNGSATVKTTFKDYFLEEKFLISDNGQQFIEKIRPGFILLQLAMALGNIDACIDIIKKEVKRKEYLNNAIFGDKVSLFEKKKEELYFGLDKYFTKPYTNQVKELKEILKARLEGALLSQEVSNEALLCSGGSRGYFEKSNAFRKLKESYFVAVVTPSIKHLKILLSTLK
- a CDS encoding Mov34/MPN/PAD-1 family protein, producing the protein MIEISKNLMDKINEHAKIDYPYECCGILLGKFENGQKSVSEVIEISNEREDENKHNRYLIPSKKVLEAELYAIKNGLDIVGFYHSHPNHSATPSQFDIDHALPVYTYLIVSVYDKEVVDYTVSVLSNDRLKFEKEEIKGV
- a CDS encoding sulfate ABC transporter substrate-binding protein — its product is MIKNLKNIALATLLVSTLGFADNYDYKAEAAKKSIEILNVSYDPTRELYEEYNKNFSKYWKDKTGQDVTIKQSHGGAGKQARAVIDGLKADVVTLALAYDIDAISEKAKLFPKDWQKKLEFNSSPYTSTIVFLVRKGNPKGIKDWNDLIKDGVEVITPNPKTSGGARWNYLAAYTYGLKQELGSLDKIDFNSSAYKKADEKAKEFVTKLLKHVPVLDSGARGATNTFVQRKIGDVLLAWENEAFLAINELGKDQFEIIIPSISILAEPPVTVVDENAKQKGTLNVSTEYLKYLYSKDGQEIAAKNYYRPSLPELVDKKYLEIFPKLELFKIDDVFGSWANAQKTHFDDGGTFDLIYK
- a CDS encoding PLP-dependent cysteine synthase family protein — encoded protein: MANNTILDLVGNTPLIKLNNLTKDLDGVTIYAKAEYLNPSGSVKDRAAKGIILEAIKSKKLTDEKILLDSTSGNTGIAYAMFGANLGYKVTVTLPKNANFERKKILKAFGATIIETDPLLSSDGALIEAKKLAKENPELYYYTNQYNNEENWKAHYNGTALEIWEQSKKQVTHFITGMGTSGTFVGTSKRLKELNPQIKTIAMQPSSPFHGLEGMKHMATTIVPEIYDSSLIDETIEIDTEDARRTALELIRKEGLFVGISSGANVYAALKLAKTLPKGSVVVTILCDSGFKYLSDSLWEEDL
- a CDS encoding MoaD/ThiS family protein; the protein is MAKVYIPTALRLFTNGQFEISLQGENIKDIVGNLVDEHQDLKTHLFTNEGKLRSFVNIYLNEEDIRGLDNLDTKVYDDDKIILVPSIAGGL
- a CDS encoding family 2A encapsulin nanocompartment cargo protein cysteine desulfurase produces the protein MITHNNLPSFDEEFYKNQIEILANQAFPEFNKNNLDDFASDFAKDFDYEKVIQTNFYETKEVSNFETFSNIKIVPQNSNSYEIFDVEAIRRDFPVLNQKVNGNYPLIWLDNAATTQKPKSVIDRIIHFYEYENSNIHRGAHTLAARATDAYEEARKKVAKFINAPSQNNIIFVRGATEAINLIAHSFGKIHIQKDDEIIVSNLEHHANIVPWQILSSQTGAKLKVIPVDNDGQILLNEFERLITPKTKIVSITHVSNALGTIVPIKQVIEIAHRYGVKVLIDGAQGVSHIKTDVQELDCDFYIFSGHKVFAPTGIGAIYAKKELLNIMQPYQAGGNMIADVTFEKTVYQEAPNKFEAGTGNIADAVGLGAALDYVSKIGIENIYNYEHKLLEYAIAKMGEITGLRFIGTAKEKTSVLSFVLDGYDTTKVGEYLTSKGIALRFGHHCAQPILRRFGVEATVRPSIAFYNTKEEIDFLVQTIKEFKNSSLGR
- a CDS encoding family 2A encapsulin nanocompartment shell protein, which translates into the protein MAEENKIVSLSAKAAYNLADVAKTTPVFDSLTPRWVTRLLDWKSLDSGIFRLNKVKEGDTPLDTLCSQKIHNKIPEGFVDYEENPREYQLNSIQTIINVNTKVSDLYSSPTQQIQEQLKLAIESLKERQESELFNNDDYGLLNNIDDSQRVQSRTGSPTPDDLDELLTKVWKEPSFFLAHPRAIAAFGREATRRGVPPVTINLFGTSFLSWRGVPIIPTNKLFVDGLKEPKSKAGKTNILLVRTGFEKQGVVGLFQNNLPNEQSRGLSVKFRGIDNNGVGSYLLSLYCSAVILSKDAIAVLEDVDVGNYYDYAQ